The Streptomyces sp. NBC_01775 genome includes a region encoding these proteins:
- the thrS gene encoding threonine--tRNA ligase has translation MSDVRVTIQRDSEREERVVTTGTSAAVLFEGERSVVAVRAGGELKDLAYEPSDGEEIEPVDLASDDGLDILRHSTAHVMAQAVQELFPEAKLGIGPPIKDGFYYDFDVAEPFTPEDLKRIEKKMQQIQKQGQRFSRRVTTDEDARVELADEPYKLELIGLKGSAADAAEGASAEVGGGELTIYDNLDPKSGELCWKDLCRGPHLPSTRMIPVFKLMRSAAAYWRGSEKNPQLQRIYGTAWPSKDELKAYLEFLAEAEKRDHRKLGSELDLFSIPEELGSGLAVFHPKGGVVRKVMEDYSRKRHEESGYDFVNTPHITKEKLFEVSGHLPHYADGMFPPLQFDGQDYRLKAMNCPMHNLIFRARGRSYRELPLRLFEFGTVYRYEKSGVVHGLTRARGFTQDDSHIYCTKEQMPDELDSLLTFVLNLLRDYGLSDFYLELSTRDPESDKFMGTDEEWEEATDALRQAAGKQGLELVMDPGGAAFYGPKISVQARDAIGRTWQMSTIQVDFQQPQRFGLEYTAADGSRQQPVMIHRALFGSIERFFAVLLEHYAGAFPAWLAPVQAVGIPIGDDHVPYLEEFAGAAKAAGLRMEVDSSSDRMQKKIRNAQKSKVPFMVIAGDEDVANGAVSFRYRDGTQKNGISRDEAIREIVDAVERRVQV, from the coding sequence GGGCGAGCTGAAGGACCTCGCCTACGAGCCGTCGGACGGCGAGGAGATCGAGCCCGTCGACCTCGCCAGCGACGACGGCCTGGACATCCTGCGCCACTCCACCGCCCACGTCATGGCACAGGCCGTGCAGGAGCTGTTCCCGGAGGCCAAGCTCGGCATCGGCCCGCCCATCAAGGACGGCTTCTACTACGACTTCGACGTGGCCGAGCCCTTCACTCCCGAGGACCTCAAGCGCATCGAGAAGAAGATGCAGCAGATCCAGAAGCAGGGGCAGCGCTTCTCCCGCCGCGTCACCACGGATGAGGACGCGCGCGTCGAGTTGGCAGACGAGCCGTACAAGCTGGAGCTGATCGGCCTCAAGGGCAGCGCCGCTGACGCGGCGGAGGGCGCCTCGGCCGAGGTCGGCGGCGGCGAGCTGACCATCTACGACAACCTCGACCCCAAGAGCGGCGAGCTGTGCTGGAAGGACCTGTGCCGGGGCCCGCACCTGCCCAGCACCCGGATGATCCCGGTCTTCAAGCTGATGCGCTCGGCCGCCGCCTACTGGCGAGGCAGCGAGAAGAACCCGCAGCTCCAGCGGATCTACGGCACCGCCTGGCCCAGCAAGGACGAGCTGAAGGCGTACCTCGAATTCCTCGCCGAGGCCGAGAAGCGTGACCACCGCAAGCTCGGCAGCGAGCTGGACCTCTTCTCCATCCCCGAGGAACTGGGCTCCGGCCTCGCCGTCTTCCACCCCAAGGGCGGCGTCGTCCGCAAGGTGATGGAGGACTACTCACGCAAGCGCCACGAGGAGTCGGGGTACGACTTCGTCAACACCCCGCACATCACCAAGGAGAAGCTCTTCGAGGTCTCCGGGCATCTGCCGCACTACGCGGACGGCATGTTCCCGCCCCTTCAGTTCGACGGGCAGGACTACCGCCTCAAGGCGATGAACTGCCCCATGCACAACCTCATCTTCCGGGCGCGGGGACGCTCGTACCGCGAACTGCCGTTGCGCTTGTTCGAGTTCGGCACCGTCTACCGCTACGAGAAGTCCGGCGTCGTGCACGGGCTCACCCGGGCGCGCGGGTTCACCCAGGACGACTCGCACATCTACTGCACCAAGGAGCAGATGCCGGACGAGCTGGACAGCCTGCTCACCTTCGTCCTGAACCTGCTGCGCGACTACGGCCTCTCCGACTTCTACCTGGAGCTGTCCACCCGCGACCCCGAGTCGGACAAGTTCATGGGGACCGACGAGGAGTGGGAGGAGGCCACCGACGCGCTGCGGCAGGCCGCCGGCAAGCAGGGGCTTGAGCTGGTCATGGACCCGGGCGGCGCGGCCTTCTACGGGCCGAAGATCTCCGTCCAGGCGCGGGACGCCATCGGCAGGACCTGGCAGATGTCCACGATCCAGGTCGACTTCCAGCAGCCGCAGCGCTTCGGGCTGGAGTACACGGCGGCCGACGGCTCCCGGCAGCAGCCGGTGATGATCCACAGGGCATTGTTCGGGAGCATCGAGCGGTTCTTCGCCGTGCTCCTGGAGCACTACGCGGGCGCCTTCCCGGCATGGCTCGCACCTGTGCAGGCGGTCGGCATCCCGATCGGTGACGATCACGTGCCGTACCTGGAGGAGTTCGCGGGCGCCGCGAAGGCCGCCGGGCTGCGGATGGAGGTCGACTCCTCGTCGGACCGGATGCAGAAGAAGATCAGAAACGCGCAGAAGAGCAAGGTCCCGTTCATGGTGATCGCGGGTGACGAGGACGTCGCCAACGGCGCGGTGTCCTTCCGCTACCGGGACGGGACGCAGAAGAACGGCATCTCGCGCGACGAGGCGATCCGGGAGATCGTTGACGCGGTGGAGCGCCGAGTCCAGGTGTGA
- a CDS encoding HIT family protein, whose protein sequence is MTSEPEQQIGVGAPDAFQRLWTPHRMAYIQGENKPSGPGAEDGCPFCAIPQKSDEDGLIVARGEEVYAVLNLYPYNGGHLLIVPFRHIADYTELSDSETAELGALTKRAMTVLRRVSGAHGFNLGINQGSVAGAGIAAHLHQHVVPRWGGDTNFMPVVGHTRVLPQLLADTRAMLAEAW, encoded by the coding sequence ATGACGAGTGAGCCGGAGCAGCAGATCGGAGTGGGGGCGCCGGACGCGTTCCAGCGCCTGTGGACCCCGCACCGGATGGCATACATCCAGGGCGAGAACAAGCCGAGCGGTCCCGGCGCCGAGGACGGCTGCCCGTTCTGTGCCATCCCGCAGAAATCCGACGAGGACGGCCTGATCGTCGCGCGGGGCGAAGAGGTCTACGCGGTGCTCAACCTCTACCCCTACAACGGCGGGCACCTGCTGATCGTCCCCTTCCGGCACATCGCCGACTACACCGAGCTGAGCGACAGCGAGACGGCCGAGCTGGGGGCCCTCACCAAGCGCGCGATGACCGTGCTGCGCCGGGTCTCGGGAGCGCACGGGTTCAATCTGGGGATCAACCAGGGTTCGGTCGCCGGAGCCGGGATCGCTGCACATCTGCACCAGCACGTGGTGCCCCGCTGGGGCGGGGACACCAACTTCATGCCCGTCGTCGGCCACACCCGGGTGCTGCCGCAGCTGCTCGCCGACACCCGGGCCATGCTGGCCGAAGCCTGGTAG